A genomic region of Papaver somniferum cultivar HN1 chromosome 7, ASM357369v1, whole genome shotgun sequence contains the following coding sequences:
- the LOC113298879 gene encoding F-box/kelch-repeat protein At3g23880-like: MAALLPPDDPAASLPPQHPTRDEMYCSGAVSLIPNSLMEEIFLRTTAKSLLSLKCVCKSWYHVIKDPNFVRKRFRDSQSMGCTVLSSTITTTTDGYLGKKIYLGSFHEGWKIENADGGNGKWETNFWSLPVSKDICKELWMAACNGLICIYGNYCKTTMDMWNQTEGVLSEIPKRHVEKYSMVYICNPTTHEIIDLPRPRKEFEKGSCGFAFDAKRNQYKVVHLFYDSQHEAWTFEIFTLGTMSWKMMADEAKEEEPNISWYKLHGAKPSNPIYVNGFLCWLIKFYSGTCDACVLCFKVEDKFRPKLIKMPEDINEDYFLEAIQAQQNVTFLVKLNGSCLIYGC; this comes from the exons ATGGCGGCTCTTCTTCCCCCTGATGATCCAGCAGCTTCACTCCCACCACAACATCCCACAAG GGATGAAATGTATTGTTCTGGGGCTGTGAGTCTCATTCCTAATTCTCTCATGGAGGAAATATTTTTGCGAACTACTGCGAAATCCTTACTAAGCTTAAAGTGTGTGTGTAAGTCATGGTACCATGTAATCAAGGATCCCAATTTTGTTCGGAAACGATTTCGTGATTCACAGTCTATGGGATGTACTGTTTTAtctagtactattactactacTACAGATGGTTATCTAGGTAAGAAGATTTACTTGGGATCGTTTCACGAAGGGTGGAAAATTGAGAATGCTGATGGCGGTAATGGTAAATGGGAAACCAACTTTTGGAGCTTACCTGTATCGAAAGACATTTGCAAAGAACTGTGGATGGCAGCATGCAATGGTTTAATCTGTATTTATGGGAACTACTGTAAGACTACTATGGATATGTGGAACCAAACTGAAGGGGTACTAAGTGAAATACCTAAAAGACATGTTGAAAAGTATTCCATGGTATATATATGTAACCCCACGACACACGAAATTATAGATCTTCCAAGGCCTAGGAAAGAATTCGAGAAAGGCTCATGTGGGTTTGCATTTGATGCGAAAAGAAATCAATATAAAGTTGTTCATTTGTTTTATGACTCTCAGCACGAGGCGTGGACATTTGAGATTTTTACTTTGGGTACAATGTCATGGAAAATGATGGCAGATGAGGCTAAAGAGGAGGAACCAAACATCTCTTGGTATAAGTTGCATGGGGCAAAACCAAGTAATCCTATTTATGTGAATGGTTTTCTTTGTTGGCTTATCAAGTTTTACAGTGGGACATGCGATGCGTGCGTTCTATGTTTTAAAGTTGAAGACAAATTCCGACCCAAGTTGATTAAGATGCCAGAAGACATCAATGAAGATTACTTTCTGGAAGCTATTCAAGCACAGCAAAATGTAACTTTCTTGGTAAAACTGAATGGAAGTTGCTTAATATATGGATGCTAA